A DNA window from Actinokineospora baliensis contains the following coding sequences:
- a CDS encoding AurF N-oxygenase family protein yields the protein MARVLRPKDADQVSARLLEASARTSYDPFVDIDWAAPLHPDKAYMPLERVSLYGTDLWRGLSQEQRIELSKHEIASVAGVGLWFEIILMQLLVRYAYDLDPRTPHAQYALTEVGDETRHSIMFAKAISRFDAPNYGPGRLLHNLGRVYKAIAGGPSMFASVLVAEEATDRLQRSTMDDETMQPLIRMVNRIHVIEEARHVRYAREEVIRAAPGLNRAELEWHRLATAATAIAAMDAMVNPRVYKAVGIAPRVGRAAALANPHFRETRRWMVEKVVEFLTETGMIGGPTKALWRKAGLLR from the coding sequence ATGGCTCGTGTACTTCGACCGAAGGATGCCGACCAGGTCAGCGCTCGGCTGCTGGAGGCCTCGGCGCGCACCAGCTACGACCCGTTCGTCGACATCGATTGGGCCGCGCCGCTGCACCCGGACAAGGCGTACATGCCGCTGGAGCGGGTTTCCCTGTACGGCACCGATCTCTGGCGCGGGCTGAGCCAGGAGCAGCGCATCGAGCTGTCCAAGCACGAGATCGCCAGCGTCGCCGGGGTCGGCCTGTGGTTCGAGATCATCCTGATGCAGCTGCTCGTCCGCTACGCCTACGACCTGGACCCGCGCACCCCGCACGCCCAGTACGCGCTCACCGAGGTCGGCGACGAGACCCGGCACTCGATCATGTTCGCGAAGGCCATTTCCCGCTTCGACGCGCCCAACTACGGGCCGGGCAGGCTGCTGCACAACCTCGGCCGGGTCTACAAGGCCATCGCGGGCGGGCCGTCGATGTTCGCCTCGGTGCTGGTCGCCGAGGAGGCGACCGACCGGCTGCAGCGGTCCACAATGGACGACGAGACGATGCAGCCGCTGATCAGGATGGTCAACCGGATCCACGTCATCGAGGAGGCGCGGCACGTCCGCTACGCCCGCGAAGAGGTCATCCGGGCCGCCCCGGGGCTCAACCGCGCCGAGCTCGAATGGCACCGGCTGGCGACCGCGGCGACGGCGATCGCGGCGATGGACGCCATGGTCAACCCCAGGGTGTACAAGGCGGTCGGGATCGCGCCCCGGGTCGGCAGGGCGGCGGCGCTGGCGAACCCGCACTTCCGCGAGACCCGGCGGTGGATGGTCGAGAAGGTCGTCGAGTTCCTCACCGAGACCGGCATGATCGGCGGACCGACGAAGGCGCTGTGGCGCAAGGCGGGACTGCTCCGGTAA
- a CDS encoding RtcB family protein: MAATTIRGANVDIRLWANPEQVEDVAMRQLHNIAALPWTYKHVAVMPDVHYGMGATVGSVIAMRGAVSPAAVGVDIGCGMTAVRTSLTAGDLPESLAPLRTDLEAAVPVGRAAHKSEAFTARDAGDWASFWKAFGDLTTVVRRESGKAMNQMGTLGGGNHFIEICLDESGQVWVMLHSGSRGIGNILAQHHIEVARELAHNQSLPDRDLAVFIAGTPQMAAYRHDLYWAQDYARRNRAVMLRLVSDVLRRRFHGITFDEPISVHHNYVAEETHFGEEVLVTRKGAIRAGAGDLGIIPGSMGTGSYIVRGLGNPDSFESASHGAGRRMSRTKARKQFTAADLEAQTAGVECRKDTGVVDEIPAAYKNIDDVIRAQDDLVEVVAKLKQVVCVKG, encoded by the coding sequence ATGGCAGCAACGACTATCCGTGGCGCGAACGTCGACATCCGCCTCTGGGCCAACCCGGAGCAGGTCGAGGACGTCGCCATGCGGCAACTTCACAACATCGCCGCGCTGCCGTGGACCTACAAGCACGTGGCCGTCATGCCCGATGTCCACTATGGAATGGGTGCCACGGTCGGCTCGGTCATCGCCATGCGCGGTGCGGTGTCCCCGGCCGCGGTCGGCGTCGACATCGGCTGCGGCATGACCGCGGTCCGCACCTCGCTGACCGCGGGAGACCTTCCGGAATCGCTCGCTCCACTTCGGACCGATCTGGAAGCGGCGGTGCCGGTCGGCCGCGCGGCGCACAAGTCCGAGGCGTTCACCGCGCGTGACGCGGGGGACTGGGCGTCGTTCTGGAAGGCCTTCGGCGACCTGACCACGGTCGTGCGCCGCGAGAGCGGCAAGGCGATGAACCAGATGGGCACCCTCGGCGGCGGCAACCACTTCATCGAGATCTGCCTGGACGAGTCCGGCCAGGTCTGGGTGATGCTGCACTCCGGCTCCCGCGGCATCGGCAACATCCTGGCGCAGCACCACATCGAGGTCGCCCGCGAACTGGCGCACAACCAGTCGCTGCCCGACCGCGACCTGGCGGTGTTCATCGCCGGGACACCGCAGATGGCCGCCTACCGGCACGACCTGTACTGGGCCCAGGACTACGCCCGTCGCAACCGCGCGGTCATGCTCCGCCTGGTCAGCGACGTGCTGCGCCGCCGGTTCCACGGGATCACCTTCGACGAGCCGATCTCGGTGCACCACAACTACGTCGCCGAGGAGACGCACTTCGGCGAGGAGGTGCTGGTGACCCGCAAGGGCGCGATCCGGGCGGGCGCGGGGGATCTGGGCATCATCCCCGGTTCGATGGGCACCGGTTCCTACATCGTGCGCGGCCTCGGCAACCCGGACTCGTTCGAGTCGGCCTCGCACGGCGCGGGCCGCCGGATGTCGCGCACCAAGGCGCGCAAGCAGTTCACCGCGGCCGACCTCGAGGCCCAGACCGCGGGTGTTGAGTGCCGCAAGGACACCGGCGTGGTCGACGAGATCCCGGCGGCCTACAAGAACATCGACGACGTGATCCGCGCCCAGGACGACCTGGTCGAGGTCGTCGCGAAGCTCAAGCAGGTCGTCTGCGTCAAGGGGTGA
- a CDS encoding macrolide family glycosyltransferase, whose amino-acid sequence MAVPAHGHINPSLALVAELVRRGHRVTFAVREDFAPAVSSAGATPVLHDSTFPTTDSDWPDEEVGAQRLFHDEFLFVTPQVEAAYAQDKPDVVVYDIGAWHAPVLAEKWGIPAVQLSPTYVAFEGWQEEFGIDPNAPVKLEIAAMDREFEAFVAAQGVTLSTAEIKHEPRRCIVTIPRSWQLRGDTVGPRYTFVGPSVDEREHQGKWTPPADKKVLLISLGSAYTDRIDFYRSCVEAFTPTTDWHVLLSVGKYIDPSALGTVPAHIEVVQWVPQISVLTVADAFITHAGMGSTMEALYFAVPMIAVPQGVDQFINAPRIESLGLGAHVPTAEATPTRLRQELTRVTTDPTITTNLARMRTEIRSAGGPQTAANIVESLV is encoded by the coding sequence ATGGCCGTGCCCGCCCACGGTCACATCAACCCCAGTCTTGCCCTTGTCGCCGAACTCGTCCGGCGCGGGCACCGGGTCACTTTCGCCGTTCGCGAGGATTTCGCCCCCGCTGTCTCCAGTGCGGGCGCGACCCCCGTGCTGCACGATTCCACCTTCCCGACCACGGATTCGGACTGGCCGGACGAGGAAGTGGGCGCCCAACGCCTCTTCCACGACGAGTTCCTGTTCGTAACCCCGCAGGTCGAGGCCGCGTACGCCCAGGACAAGCCCGATGTCGTCGTCTACGACATCGGCGCCTGGCACGCCCCCGTGCTGGCCGAGAAATGGGGAATCCCGGCGGTCCAGTTGTCGCCCACCTACGTGGCATTTGAAGGCTGGCAGGAGGAGTTCGGCATCGACCCGAACGCTCCGGTGAAGCTGGAAATCGCCGCTATGGACCGGGAGTTCGAGGCTTTCGTAGCCGCGCAAGGCGTGACCCTGTCGACGGCGGAAATCAAGCACGAACCCCGCCGCTGCATTGTCACCATCCCGCGCTCTTGGCAACTGCGCGGCGACACCGTCGGCCCCCGGTACACCTTCGTCGGCCCGAGCGTCGACGAACGCGAACACCAGGGGAAATGGACGCCACCGGCCGACAAGAAAGTCCTCTTGATCAGCCTCGGCTCCGCCTACACCGACCGCATCGACTTCTACCGCTCCTGCGTGGAAGCCTTCACCCCCACCACCGACTGGCACGTCCTCCTGTCCGTCGGCAAGTACATCGACCCCTCAGCCCTGGGGACCGTCCCCGCCCACATCGAGGTAGTCCAGTGGGTCCCCCAGATCAGCGTCCTCACGGTCGCCGACGCGTTCATCACGCACGCGGGCATGGGCTCCACCATGGAAGCCCTCTACTTCGCCGTCCCCATGATCGCCGTCCCCCAAGGCGTCGACCAGTTCATCAACGCCCCCCGCATCGAGTCCCTAGGCCTAGGCGCCCACGTCCCCACAGCCGAGGCCACCCCCACCCGCCTCCGCCAAGAACTCACCCGGGTCACCACAGACCCCACCATCACCACCAACCTGGCCCGCATGCGCACCGAGATCCGCTCCGCAGGCGGCCCCCAAACCGCAGCGAACATCGTCGAATCCCTGGTATGA
- a CDS encoding Imm1 family immunity protein yields the protein MTGGDQAITSSGHISVDAVGVGVDLVAELRALNSRGLSVPWMWVVSAERVRFGGGSTSPRLAVGVFNDVGALQWHEGRDTFVPIGGGNPHWRAYWLAGAHESQMRPGTEVPVDTAFLAVEEFLRTLTRPTCVEWEKGLPLSASLRDEA from the coding sequence GTGACTGGTGGAGATCAAGCCATCACGAGTTCCGGGCACATCTCGGTCGACGCGGTCGGGGTCGGGGTGGATCTGGTGGCGGAGCTGCGGGCGCTCAACAGTCGGGGGTTGTCCGTCCCGTGGATGTGGGTGGTGAGCGCCGAGCGCGTCCGGTTCGGCGGGGGCTCCACGTCGCCGAGGTTGGCTGTTGGGGTGTTCAACGATGTTGGTGCCTTGCAGTGGCACGAGGGCAGGGACACTTTCGTTCCTATCGGGGGCGGCAATCCGCACTGGCGGGCGTACTGGCTCGCTGGGGCGCACGAGTCGCAGATGCGGCCGGGTACCGAAGTACCTGTGGACACGGCTTTCCTCGCGGTTGAGGAGTTTCTGCGGACGTTGACGCGCCCGACGTGCGTGGAGTGGGAGAAGGGCTTGCCGCTGTCGGCTTCGCTCAGGGATGAGGCGTAA
- a CDS encoding metallopeptidase family protein: MPRDRFEELVAEALDEIPRELARAMDNVVVLVEDRDPGDPTLLGLYHGIALTERLSHYGGELPDRIFIYREAILDICETEDDVIDEVAITVVHEIAHHFGIDDARLHELGWG, translated from the coding sequence ATGCCGCGCGACCGGTTCGAGGAACTGGTCGCCGAAGCGCTCGACGAGATCCCCCGCGAACTCGCCCGCGCCATGGACAACGTCGTGGTCCTGGTGGAGGACCGAGACCCTGGAGACCCCACCCTCCTCGGCCTCTACCACGGCATAGCCCTCACCGAACGCCTCTCCCATTACGGCGGCGAACTCCCCGACCGGATCTTCATCTACCGCGAAGCCATCCTCGACATCTGCGAAACCGAAGACGACGTCATAGACGAAGTGGCCATCACCGTCGTCCACGAAATAGCCCACCACTTCGGCATCGACGACGCCCGCCTGCACGAGCTCGGCTGGGGGTAG
- a CDS encoding septum formation family protein, which translates to MSGRGGWFRSNDSTAKTRVMMAGAFAGSLLLLTTSTVFSWPVAVGGAGLTPEEEVEQAFDSPAGSCLTWTPPDGTDMRRVDCAQPHLFEVTSNVDISAEYPADAAQPDLARWQDIAQDKCTPGATSYLGGKLDPFGKFRINALKPVDEQWRDGDRKLRCGLQRTAPSGSLMPVKGSAARQDQSNVHDPGTCLALDGQKIGDPIACDKAHAYEIVGNVDLGSAFQGEFPPDTVQWERAIELCATVTAEYTGGADLAAKGLTPYPDTLKQESWDAGSRKVDCKVGAKLPDGSGLAPVTNSVRGTGPSTSPATSSTTTTPTTPTTTSAGG; encoded by the coding sequence ATGTCTGGACGCGGCGGTTGGTTTCGATCGAACGACAGCACGGCGAAAACGCGGGTCATGATGGCCGGGGCGTTCGCCGGCTCGCTGCTGCTGTTGACCACCAGCACGGTCTTCTCCTGGCCGGTCGCGGTGGGCGGCGCCGGGCTGACGCCGGAGGAGGAGGTCGAGCAGGCGTTCGACTCCCCCGCGGGCAGCTGTCTCACCTGGACACCGCCGGACGGCACCGACATGCGCCGGGTCGACTGCGCGCAGCCGCACCTGTTCGAGGTCACCAGCAACGTCGACATCTCCGCGGAGTACCCGGCCGACGCCGCGCAACCGGACCTGGCCCGCTGGCAGGACATCGCGCAGGACAAGTGCACCCCGGGCGCCACCTCCTACCTGGGCGGCAAGCTCGACCCGTTCGGCAAGTTCCGGATCAACGCGCTCAAGCCGGTCGACGAGCAGTGGCGCGACGGTGACCGGAAGTTGCGGTGCGGGCTGCAGCGCACGGCGCCCTCGGGCAGCCTCATGCCGGTCAAGGGTTCCGCGGCGCGCCAGGACCAGTCCAATGTGCACGACCCGGGTACCTGCCTGGCGCTCGACGGGCAGAAGATCGGCGACCCGATCGCGTGTGACAAAGCCCATGCGTACGAGATCGTCGGCAACGTGGACCTCGGCTCGGCCTTCCAGGGCGAGTTCCCGCCGGACACCGTCCAGTGGGAACGGGCGATCGAGCTGTGCGCGACCGTGACCGCCGAGTACACCGGCGGCGCGGACCTGGCGGCCAAGGGCCTGACCCCGTACCCGGACACGCTCAAGCAGGAGAGCTGGGACGCGGGCTCGCGCAAGGTCGACTGCAAGGTCGGCGCGAAACTACCCGACGGCTCCGGCCTGGCCCCCGTGACCAACAGCGTCCGCGGCACCGGCCCGAGCACCTCCCCTGCCACCTCCTCGACGACCACCACTCCCACCACTCCCACGACGACGTCCGCGGGCGGCTGA
- a CDS encoding glutathionylspermidine synthase family protein, whose amino-acid sequence MRRERHAARPDWRARIESQGLVFGTPARYGGGGVRPYWDESVHYAFDMDEVLSLEADVELLHSMCLEAVDNIVLTERYRDFGIPEWVWPHIAESWKRRDPHLYGRFDLRYDGSGPARLLEYNADTPTSLLEAAVVQWYWKTDVFAEDDQWNSIHEKLVERWGEIKDLLPSQEVHFAWSSADPTGEDHLTTAYLQETAAEAGLDTVGLAIEDIGWDPELERFVDLAESTMATVCKLYPWEWVTGEDFGKRVVESLPRTLWVEPLWKMLLSNKAILAVLWEMYPGHPNLLPAFLDEPGLLTEYVRKPKLGREGANVQIVATGYETQTGGVYGAEGFVYQAFDPLPEFDGYRPALGAWIVGDHSAGLGIRETAGLVTDDGAAFVPHRIPQ is encoded by the coding sequence TTGCGCCGAGAGCGCCACGCGGCCAGGCCGGACTGGCGGGCCCGGATCGAATCCCAGGGCCTCGTGTTCGGCACCCCCGCCCGCTATGGCGGCGGGGGCGTGCGCCCGTACTGGGACGAGTCGGTGCACTACGCCTTCGACATGGACGAGGTCCTCTCCCTGGAGGCGGACGTCGAGCTGCTGCACTCCATGTGCCTGGAGGCCGTCGACAACATCGTGCTGACCGAGCGCTACCGCGACTTCGGCATCCCCGAGTGGGTGTGGCCGCACATCGCCGAGTCGTGGAAGCGCCGCGACCCGCACCTCTACGGCCGCTTCGACCTGCGCTACGACGGCTCCGGCCCGGCGCGGCTGCTGGAGTACAACGCCGACACCCCCACCTCCCTGCTGGAGGCGGCCGTCGTGCAGTGGTACTGGAAGACCGACGTCTTCGCCGAGGACGACCAGTGGAACTCCATCCACGAGAAGCTCGTCGAGCGCTGGGGTGAGATCAAGGACCTGCTGCCCTCCCAGGAGGTGCACTTCGCCTGGTCCAGCGCCGACCCCACCGGCGAGGACCACCTGACCACCGCGTACCTGCAGGAGACCGCCGCCGAGGCCGGGCTCGACACCGTCGGCCTGGCGATCGAGGACATCGGCTGGGACCCCGAGCTCGAGCGGTTCGTCGACCTGGCCGAGTCGACCATGGCCACCGTCTGCAAGCTCTACCCCTGGGAGTGGGTCACCGGCGAGGACTTCGGCAAGCGGGTCGTCGAGTCGCTGCCGAGGACGCTGTGGGTCGAGCCGCTGTGGAAGATGCTGCTGTCGAACAAGGCGATCCTGGCCGTGCTGTGGGAGATGTACCCCGGCCACCCCAACCTGCTGCCCGCCTTCCTCGACGAGCCCGGCCTGCTCACCGAGTACGTGCGCAAGCCAAAGCTCGGCCGCGAGGGCGCCAACGTGCAGATCGTCGCCACCGGCTACGAGACCCAGACCGGCGGCGTCTACGGCGCCGAGGGTTTCGTCTACCAGGCCTTCGACCCGCTGCCCGAGTTCGACGGCTACCGCCCCGCCCTCGGCGCGTGGATCGTCGGCGACCACTCGGCCGGGCTCGGCATCCGGGAGACCGCAGGCCTGGTCACCGACGACGGCGCCGCCTTCGTCCCGCACCGCATTCCGCAGTAA
- a CDS encoding DUF350 domain-containing protein — protein sequence MENLVTNHLAAVSNVALPAGFGADLGKGIGAIALYAIVGLVLMLIGFYAIDWTTPGKLSDLVRTGKPNAVIVTASGMLSMALIIVVAIFFSANDLTAGLITSVVYGLIGIVVQVLAVRTLEWVTKLDVGATIEDDKFAPASVVVAAVHIALGLIVAVAIS from the coding sequence ATGGAGAACCTCGTGACCAACCATCTCGCAGCGGTGTCGAACGTGGCCCTGCCCGCAGGCTTCGGCGCCGACCTCGGCAAGGGCATCGGGGCGATCGCCCTGTACGCCATCGTCGGCCTGGTGCTGATGCTGATCGGCTTCTACGCCATCGACTGGACCACCCCCGGCAAGCTCTCGGACCTGGTCCGCACCGGCAAGCCGAACGCGGTCATCGTCACCGCCTCCGGCATGCTCAGCATGGCGCTGATCATCGTGGTCGCGATCTTCTTCTCGGCCAACGACCTGACCGCGGGCCTGATCACCTCGGTGGTCTACGGCCTGATCGGCATCGTCGTCCAGGTGCTGGCCGTGCGCACCCTCGAATGGGTGACCAAGCTGGACGTCGGCGCCACCATCGAGGACGACAAGTTCGCCCCCGCCAGCGTGGTCGTCGCCGCCGTGCACATCGCCCTCGGCCTGATCGTCGCGGTCGCCATCTCCTAG
- the serS gene encoding serine--tRNA ligase: MIDLKVLREDPDAVRASQRARGEDPTAVDALLSADDRRRSVISRADSLRAEQKQFGKQVGKAKGEEREALLVKGKELAAGVKAAEADQHEADQTLDEAHRALPNLVDPAAPVGGEDDYTVLEHVGTPREFDFAPLDHLDLGVRLGALDMERGAKVSGSRFYFLTGIGAQLQLALLNMAAAQATAAGFTLMIPPVLVRPEIMAGTGFLGAHASEIYRLRDDDLYLVGTSEVALAGYHADEIIDLSTGPKRYAGWSSCFRREAGSYGKDTRGIIRVHQFDKIEMFSYCKPEDASAEHQRLLEWEKQMLAKIDVPYRIIDTATGDLGTSAARKFDCEAWVPTQKAYRELTSTSNCTTFQARRLGVRYRDENGKPQVAATLNGTLATTRWIVAILENHQQADGSVVVPEALRPFLGLEVLKPVA, translated from the coding sequence GTGATCGACCTCAAGGTTCTGCGCGAAGACCCCGACGCCGTGCGCGCCTCGCAGCGCGCCCGCGGCGAAGACCCGACGGCCGTGGACGCCCTGCTGTCCGCAGACGACCGGCGCCGATCGGTGATCTCCCGCGCTGACTCCCTGCGGGCCGAGCAGAAGCAGTTCGGCAAGCAGGTCGGCAAGGCCAAGGGCGAGGAGCGCGAGGCCCTGCTGGTCAAGGGCAAAGAACTCGCCGCAGGGGTCAAGGCGGCCGAGGCCGACCAGCACGAGGCCGACCAGACCCTCGACGAGGCCCACCGCGCCCTGCCCAACCTCGTCGACCCCGCCGCCCCCGTCGGCGGCGAAGACGACTACACGGTCCTCGAGCACGTCGGCACCCCGCGCGAGTTCGACTTCGCCCCGCTCGACCACCTGGACCTGGGCGTGCGCCTGGGCGCCCTGGACATGGAGCGCGGCGCGAAGGTCTCGGGCTCGCGGTTCTACTTCCTGACCGGCATCGGCGCGCAGCTGCAGCTGGCCCTGCTCAACATGGCCGCCGCCCAGGCCACCGCCGCCGGGTTCACCCTGATGATCCCCCCGGTCCTGGTCCGCCCCGAGATCATGGCGGGCACCGGCTTCCTCGGCGCCCACGCCTCCGAGATCTACCGCCTCCGCGACGACGACCTGTACCTGGTCGGCACCTCGGAAGTAGCCCTCGCCGGCTACCACGCCGACGAGATCATCGACCTGTCGACGGGCCCGAAGCGCTACGCGGGCTGGTCCTCCTGCTTCCGCCGCGAAGCCGGTTCGTACGGCAAGGACACCCGCGGCATCATCCGCGTCCACCAGTTCGACAAGATCGAGATGTTCTCCTACTGCAAGCCGGAGGACGCCTCGGCCGAGCACCAGCGGCTGCTCGAGTGGGAGAAGCAGATGCTGGCCAAGATCGACGTGCCGTACCGGATCATCGACACGGCGACGGGCGATCTCGGGACCAGCGCGGCTCGGAAGTTCGACTGCGAGGCGTGGGTGCCGACGCAGAAGGCGTACCGGGAGCTGACTTCGACGTCGAATTGCACGACGTTCCAGGCGCGGCGGCTGGGGGTGCGGTACCGGGACGAGAACGGGAAACCGCAGGTGGCGGCCACGTTGAACGGGACGTTGGCGACGACGCGGTGGATCGTGGCGATCCTGGAGAACCACCAGCAGGCGGATGGGTCGGTGGTGGTGCCGGAGGCGCTTCGGCCGTTCTTGGGGCTTGAGGTCCTGAAGCCGGTTGCTTGA
- the lhgO gene encoding L-2-hydroxyglutarate oxidase, which yields MTRPTTVVIGGGILGLATARELSLRGHAVTVLEKEDRWAAHQTGHNSNVVHAGLYYAPGSEKARMSVAGNRSIVAYARERGVPVSVCGKLVVATSESELPALRVLASRAEANGVPARMISPDEARSYEPHVSCVAALHVESTGIIDFPAICAALVADLSDADLRLSTPALGIRSNASGVEVATGREVLRADNLVNCAGLHSDRIARMAGLTPRARIVPFRGEYYELRPSRASLVQGLIYPVPDATLPFLGVHLTRMLDGSVHAGPNAVLALRREGYTWRDFSAQDVLETATFPGTWKLARKYAYPIGLDEVLRSLSKRRFAASLAKLVPEIVEDDIVRSGSGVRAQALLPDGSMVQDFLIEAAPRQVHVLNAPSPAATCALEIGKHIADQVTV from the coding sequence GTGACCCGCCCCACCACCGTCGTCATCGGCGGCGGCATCCTGGGCCTGGCGACGGCCAGGGAGCTGTCGCTGCGCGGTCACGCGGTCACGGTGCTGGAGAAGGAAGACCGCTGGGCCGCCCACCAGACCGGCCACAACTCGAACGTCGTGCACGCGGGGCTGTACTACGCGCCCGGCTCCGAGAAGGCCCGGATGTCGGTTGCGGGCAACCGCTCGATCGTCGCCTACGCCCGCGAGCGCGGGGTCCCGGTCTCGGTCTGCGGCAAACTCGTCGTCGCCACCTCTGAGTCAGAACTCCCCGCACTACGCGTCCTGGCCTCCCGCGCGGAGGCAAACGGCGTCCCGGCCCGGATGATCTCGCCCGACGAAGCCCGCTCGTACGAACCCCACGTCTCTTGCGTCGCGGCTCTACACGTGGAGTCGACGGGAATCATCGACTTCCCAGCGATTTGCGCCGCGCTGGTCGCCGATCTGTCTGATGCGGACCTGCGTTTGTCTACACCCGCACTCGGCATCCGCTCTAACGCTTCAGGTGTCGAGGTTGCTACGGGCCGCGAGGTTCTGCGGGCGGACAACCTCGTGAACTGCGCGGGCCTGCACAGCGACCGCATCGCCCGCATGGCGGGTCTTACGCCGCGCGCGCGGATCGTCCCTTTCCGTGGCGAGTACTACGAACTCCGCCCCTCCCGCGCCTCGTTGGTGCAGGGCCTCATCTACCCGGTACCAGACGCCACCCTCCCGTTCCTGGGCGTCCACCTGACCCGCATGCTGGACGGATCCGTGCACGCGGGCCCGAACGCCGTCCTCGCTCTGCGCCGCGAGGGCTACACCTGGCGCGACTTCTCCGCCCAGGACGTCCTCGAGACGGCGACCTTCCCGGGGACCTGGAAGCTGGCCCGCAAGTACGCGTACCCCATCGGCCTCGACGAGGTCCTTAGGTCTTTGTCGAAGCGCAGGTTCGCGGCGAGCCTGGCAAAACTGGTCCCGGAGATCGTCGAGGACGACATCGTGCGCTCGGGCTCGGGGGTCCGGGCCCAGGCGTTGCTGCCGGACGGCTCGATGGTCCAGGACTTCCTCATCGAGGCCGCGCCGAGGCAGGTACACGTCCTCAACGCCCCATCACCCGCCGCGACCTGCGCCCTGGAGATCGGCAAGCACATCGCCGACCAGGTGACCGTCTGA
- a CDS encoding glycosyltransferase, which yields MGTPGATDQKSLTYVVPAHNSADTIEATLSALATRLAGGDAEIVVVENGSSDGTIELLAKLAANWSADVELRVLTSEKGMGNALRHGIAHSRGARVFLGADDLPFGFDDLDAAEKIDHVANPVVIGSKAHPDSVIERALLRNVMTFGFLVLRRVILGMRTRDPQGTFIVDGEWARRAAPLLQEPGYLLSTELAYLAERNGVKTVEVPVKLSEAHSSHGSRIRLSDPIKMGMGLFTLRGRHRRTKVQPGSALPQTT from the coding sequence ATGGGTACGCCAGGGGCTACCGACCAGAAATCGCTCACCTACGTGGTGCCCGCGCACAACAGCGCGGACACCATCGAGGCGACTCTGTCCGCGCTGGCGACCCGGCTGGCCGGTGGCGACGCGGAGATCGTCGTCGTGGAGAACGGCTCGTCCGACGGGACCATCGAACTGCTGGCCAAGCTGGCCGCGAACTGGTCGGCCGACGTCGAACTGCGGGTGCTGACCAGCGAGAAGGGCATGGGCAACGCCCTGCGGCACGGCATCGCGCACAGCCGCGGCGCCCGGGTGTTCCTGGGTGCCGACGACCTGCCCTTCGGGTTCGACGACCTCGACGCCGCCGAGAAGATCGACCACGTGGCGAACCCGGTGGTGATCGGGTCCAAGGCGCACCCGGACTCGGTGATCGAGCGCGCGCTGCTGCGCAACGTGATGACCTTCGGGTTCCTGGTGCTGCGCCGGGTCATCCTGGGCATGCGCACCCGCGACCCGCAGGGCACCTTCATCGTCGACGGCGAGTGGGCCCGGCGGGCGGCGCCGCTGCTGCAGGAGCCCGGCTACCTGCTGTCCACGGAGCTGGCGTACCTGGCCGAGCGCAACGGCGTGAAGACCGTCGAGGTGCCGGTGAAGCTCAGCGAGGCGCACTCCAGCCACGGCAGCCGCATCCGGCTCAGCGACCCGATCAAGATGGGCATGGGCCTGTTCACCCTGCGCGGCAGGCACCGCCGCACCAAGGTCCAGCCGGGGTCGGCCCTCCCCCAGACCACGTGA